The nucleotide sequence CAAAATACAAAAAAGGCAAATAAGGAGAATACATAAATTTAAGAAATTCTGTATATAATAGACGCTAATCTATAGGCGGTGTTGAGTATGGCGGCAATTGTATTGCATAAAACCTTACACCTCTATTATCAGAAACCATCTCTCAGATAATTATGTTGCGGATAAACTTTTGATTTGACAGCCTGATATTACTGGTGGATAAAACCGGAAGGCTTCATAGTGTATTTTAAAACCTGTTTAAACCTGGGTTTTCTTTACTAATGAAATCAATGCTTTTTGAATTACCCTCTACAAATTTATTTGAAACCCATTGGTCAGTGAGTATATAAACGGCGTGATCGGGACAATGGGCCTGTTTTCATAATTTCCCGTAAAAGTGGTTTTTAGAGAGAGTCTTTCCGTTACTTTTACCAGCAAATTTGCTTCTCCGCTGTAGCGATGCCTGAATGCCTTAATGCTATTGTCATAGCCTGTTTGGAAGTAAAAGATAGTATTCAGGTCTATATGTTCTTTAATTTTCCACCTTGTCGAAATATTACTGGTAGACTTGATGAGGGTTACTTGCTGAAAATTGTTTGCCTCGTATGGGTGCTGCCACTGCTCATATTCAAGCATAGCTCCTGTGCTTAAGGTAATGTTTATGCTTTTACTTTTTATTAATCGATACCTAATAGCGCCTCCCGTTAATAGCCTTGGGTCAAGTCCACGAAAATTGTCATACTGGTATTGGGTGAAAAATTCGGGGTGAATGGTTTCGTTATGGTTAAAGCTTGTTCGGAAATGTACATATCCCGTGCTTAGGAATACGTTTTCGTTGATTTTCAAATAGTCAAATTTTCCAATAAGCATATAAACGTGATTTTTGCTTATATAGCCAAAGTCAGCGCCACTATTGAAACCTAAAAGATTTACTGGGTCTTTCTCGCCTGCGCTCCTGTTGTACATGCTTAAAGAAGCAGACACATTTCCCACAAAGTAATTGGCGGTATCTTTACGCTCCAGGCGTGTTTTTTCGATATTCAAAATTTGACTGGAGGCGTGGTGGCTAAGAAAGCTTACTATTATTAAAATGAAATATTTTTTAAACATCTTCGTGCTTCGGTGAGGCGCATAGGATAACTATTTTAACCTGAATTATGCGATAGATTTCGTTATGAGAAGCAAAACAAATGATTTGATTGTTTTTTGCTGCGTAATAGAAAGTTTTATCGCATACTTCATGTTTAATGAACGAAATTAACAAAAGCAATCTGATGAAGTGGCATACTTTTATATATTTCTCGCCTTATAGTGAGAACTGCAAGCCGTTTGTCAGCGAAAAAATAAATGGAACAATGGGGACTATAGGTTTGCTTTCATAGCTGCCAATAAAGGTAGTAGTGAGATTCAATTTTTTGCTCACTTTAACCAATAGGTTAGCTTCACCACTTATCCGGTGCCTAAAC is from Cytophagaceae bacterium ABcell3 and encodes:
- a CDS encoding DUF481 domain-containing protein, which encodes MNIEKTRLERKDTANYFVGNVSASLSMYNRSAGEKDPVNLLGFNSGADFGYISKNHVYMLIGKFDYLKINENVFLSTGYVHFRTSFNHNETIHPEFFTQYQYDNFRGLDPRLLTGGAIRYRLIKSKSINITLSTGAMLEYEQWQHPYEANNFQQVTLIKSTSNISTRWKIKEHIDLNTIFYFQTGYDNSIKAFRHRYSGEANLLVKVTERLSLKTTFTGNYENRPIVPITPFIYSLTNGFQINL